The proteins below are encoded in one region of Microbispora sp. NBC_01189:
- a CDS encoding aromatic ring-hydroxylating dioxygenase subunit alpha, with the protein MIVTEFARDQWYVAAYGHEVGRRQLGRTILNEPILLWRTEDGRAVAMTDRCVHRRFPLSEAPSHLVGDRVVCGYHGFTYGPDGVCVGVPAQRRVPRTARLRTYPVVEQDSFVWVWIGDREPGATLPPRAPWLVAPEYATVCGMEPLNARYGLLVDNLLDLSHETYLHGGYIGTPEVAETPITTEVDEDEGVVYVSRHMDDAACPPFYAESTGIKGRITRWQDIEYHPPCLYLLHSRVAPVGSPPPTADGTDPHAFHVEVVYAITPSTDSSTYDFWAVARDFALDDEKVSDFLRESNRTVVLQDVTALNTLEQVIAAEPDRYQELSVNIDTGGLAARRLLARMAGSASSRAAAR; encoded by the coding sequence GTGATCGTCACGGAATTCGCGCGCGACCAGTGGTACGTCGCCGCGTACGGCCACGAGGTGGGCCGGCGGCAGCTCGGCCGTACGATCCTGAACGAGCCGATCCTGCTCTGGCGCACCGAGGACGGGCGGGCGGTGGCGATGACCGACCGCTGCGTGCACCGCAGGTTCCCGCTGTCCGAGGCGCCCAGCCACCTCGTCGGCGACCGGGTGGTCTGCGGCTACCACGGCTTCACCTACGGCCCGGACGGCGTCTGCGTCGGCGTGCCCGCGCAGCGGCGCGTCCCGCGTACGGCACGGCTGCGCACCTACCCGGTGGTGGAGCAGGACTCGTTCGTCTGGGTCTGGATCGGCGACCGCGAGCCGGGCGCCACCCTGCCGCCGCGCGCGCCCTGGCTGGTCGCGCCCGAGTACGCCACAGTGTGCGGCATGGAGCCGCTGAACGCGCGGTACGGCCTGCTCGTGGACAACCTCCTGGACCTGTCCCACGAGACCTACCTGCACGGCGGGTACATCGGCACGCCCGAGGTGGCCGAGACGCCGATCACCACCGAGGTCGACGAGGACGAGGGCGTCGTCTACGTCAGCCGGCACATGGACGACGCGGCGTGCCCGCCGTTCTACGCCGAGTCGACGGGCATCAAGGGACGGATCACCCGGTGGCAGGACATCGAGTATCACCCGCCGTGCCTCTACCTCCTGCACAGCCGGGTCGCCCCGGTCGGGTCGCCGCCTCCCACCGCCGACGGCACGGACCCGCACGCCTTCCACGTCGAGGTCGTCTACGCGATCACCCCGTCGACGGACAGCAGCACCTACGACTTCTGGGCCGTCGCGCGGGACTTCGCGCTCGACGACGAGAAGGTCTCGGACTTCCTCCGGGAGAGCAACCGTACGGTCGTCCTGCAGGACGTGACCGCGCTGAACACGTTGGAGCAGGTCATCGCCGCCGAGCCGGACCGCTACCAGGAGCTGTCGGTGAATATCGACACCGGCGGCCTGGCCGCCCGGCGCCTGCTCGCCCGGATGGCCGGCTCCGCCTCCTCGCGGGCCGCCGCCCGATGA
- a CDS encoding long-chain fatty acid--CoA ligase: MRNAGLGGWPARRAQMSPNRTAFVFADRSVSYAEVHERTTRLASRLRDAGVRAGDRVAYLGPNHVAFAETLFATHLLGGIFVPLNFRLTAPEIAYMLTDSGASVLVYAPECSAVVRALCAPPDLPGLRTVVALASPAPGETEFESWLSQGDPTPIDIPVALDDVALILYTSGTTGRPKGAMLSHANLAWNCFHMLIGVDVASTEVTLVSAPLFHVAALNQTLLPTFLKGGTSVIMPSWDVDQCYDLIEKHRVTWMFGVTAMFAAFARSPRWAHADLSSLRTLMSGGAAIPVALIRAYQARGLTFCQGYGLTETSPGATFLEAGESERKVGSAGVPVFFANVRVVRPDLTPSAAGEPGEVLVRGPNVTPGYWRNPEATAAALTEGAWFHSGDIGVLDDEGHLHIVDRVKDMYISGGENVYPAEVENVLFEHPAVAEAAVVGVPDQRWGEVGRAFVVPRAGAAVAPGDLREFLLSRLAKYKIPVYFDIVDALPKTGSGKIRKPDLRGRPLTAGTGADTEASTEE; this comes from the coding sequence ATGCGGAACGCCGGACTGGGAGGCTGGCCCGCCCGCCGGGCCCAGATGAGCCCGAACCGCACCGCGTTCGTCTTCGCGGACCGGTCGGTCAGCTACGCGGAGGTGCACGAACGGACGACGCGGCTCGCGTCCCGGCTGCGCGACGCCGGGGTGCGGGCCGGTGACCGGGTCGCCTACCTCGGTCCCAACCACGTCGCTTTCGCCGAGACCCTGTTCGCGACGCACCTGCTCGGCGGGATCTTCGTCCCGCTGAACTTCCGCCTGACGGCGCCCGAGATCGCCTACATGCTGACGGACTCGGGCGCCTCCGTCCTCGTCTACGCCCCGGAGTGCTCGGCGGTCGTCCGTGCCCTGTGCGCCCCGCCCGACCTGCCGGGCCTCCGTACGGTCGTGGCGCTGGCGTCACCCGCGCCCGGCGAGACGGAGTTCGAGAGCTGGCTGTCGCAGGGCGACCCCACGCCGATCGACATCCCGGTGGCGCTCGACGACGTCGCCCTGATCCTCTACACCTCCGGCACCACGGGACGGCCCAAGGGCGCCATGCTCAGCCACGCCAACCTCGCGTGGAACTGCTTCCACATGCTGATCGGCGTCGACGTGGCGAGCACCGAGGTGACCCTGGTCAGCGCGCCGCTCTTCCACGTGGCGGCGCTGAACCAGACGCTGCTGCCGACCTTCCTCAAGGGTGGCACGTCCGTGATCATGCCGTCGTGGGACGTCGACCAGTGCTACGACCTCATCGAGAAGCACCGCGTCACCTGGATGTTCGGCGTCACCGCGATGTTCGCCGCGTTCGCCAGGTCGCCGCGGTGGGCCCACGCCGACCTGTCCTCGCTGCGTACGCTGATGTCGGGCGGGGCGGCGATCCCGGTCGCGTTGATCCGCGCGTACCAAGCTCGGGGGCTGACCTTCTGCCAGGGTTACGGGCTGACCGAGACCTCGCCGGGCGCGACCTTCCTGGAGGCGGGCGAGAGCGAGCGCAAGGTGGGCTCCGCCGGGGTGCCGGTGTTCTTCGCGAACGTGCGGGTCGTGCGGCCCGATCTGACGCCCTCGGCGGCGGGCGAGCCGGGCGAGGTGCTCGTGCGGGGGCCGAACGTCACGCCGGGCTACTGGCGGAACCCGGAGGCGACCGCCGCCGCGCTCACCGAGGGCGCCTGGTTCCACTCGGGCGACATCGGCGTCCTGGACGACGAGGGCCACCTCCACATCGTCGACCGGGTCAAGGACATGTACATCTCCGGCGGGGAGAACGTCTACCCGGCCGAGGTCGAGAACGTGCTGTTCGAGCACCCCGCCGTGGCGGAGGCCGCCGTGGTCGGGGTGCCCGACCAGCGGTGGGGGGAGGTCGGCCGGGCCTTCGTCGTCCCCCGCGCCGGGGCCGCCGTCGCCCCCGGCGACCTGCGGGAGTTCCTCCTCTCCCGGCTCGCCAAGTACAAGATCCCCGTCTATTTCGACATCGTCGACGCCCTGCCGAAGACCGGCTCCGGAAAGATCCGCAAACCCGACCTGCGCGGGCGGCCCCTCACCGCCGGCACCGGGGCCGACACCGAGGCCAGCACAGAGGAGTGA
- a CDS encoding MFS transporter — protein MPETPPSQTQLRRAVTSSFIGSVIEYYDFLLYATAAAVVFNKVFFSSLDARVATVASFGTFATGYLARPLGGVLFGHFGDRLSRKGMLVLTMTLMGVASFLIGLLPTYEQIGFSAPVALVLLRILQGIAVGGEWGGAVLLSAEHATGRRGLWASFTNAGAPFGMVLSTAVLTGTGAVMSEQAFLSWGWRVPFLLSIVLLAVGLFVRLRVTEPPVFEAARKAAAGNEASLNPAARNLVAWLRKTPLFDVLRNHPKTLLLAVGVGLSAFVAQGTLTTYLIAYGVRAGFPRQAVLNGLTLSSALAVVAIVGCAALSDRVGRRPVVLTGALLMAVFGFVLFPMVNSGSTAVLTLALVLGQSVLHPLMFGPLAALYTELFATRSRYTGASLGYQIAGLGAGLAPLLFAQLDVSSGGGGTTTTSTIIAASCVLTVLCLLALRETRGQDLTSVTVVAPASGDVPGAAKPSSA, from the coding sequence ATGCCAGAGACACCCCCCAGCCAGACCCAACTCCGACGCGCGGTGACCTCCAGCTTCATCGGGAGCGTCATCGAGTACTACGACTTCCTGCTGTACGCCACGGCCGCGGCCGTGGTCTTCAACAAGGTCTTCTTCTCCTCCCTCGACGCGCGCGTCGCGACGGTCGCCAGCTTCGGTACGTTCGCCACGGGCTACCTCGCCAGGCCGCTCGGCGGCGTGCTCTTCGGCCACTTCGGCGACCGCCTGAGCCGCAAGGGCATGCTGGTGCTGACCATGACGCTCATGGGTGTCGCCAGCTTCCTGATCGGCCTGCTGCCGACCTACGAGCAGATCGGCTTCTCCGCGCCCGTCGCGCTCGTCCTGCTGCGGATCCTGCAGGGCATCGCCGTCGGCGGCGAATGGGGCGGCGCGGTGCTGCTGTCCGCCGAGCACGCGACCGGCCGCCGCGGCCTGTGGGCGAGCTTCACCAACGCCGGCGCCCCGTTCGGCATGGTGCTGTCCACCGCCGTGCTCACCGGCACCGGCGCGGTCATGAGCGAGCAGGCGTTCCTGAGCTGGGGCTGGCGGGTGCCGTTCCTGCTCAGCATCGTCCTGCTGGCGGTCGGCCTGTTCGTCCGGCTGCGGGTCACCGAGCCCCCGGTCTTCGAGGCCGCCAGAAAGGCAGCCGCCGGAAACGAGGCCTCCTTGAACCCGGCCGCCCGGAACCTGGTCGCGTGGCTCCGGAAGACACCGCTGTTCGACGTGCTCCGCAACCATCCGAAGACGCTGCTGCTCGCGGTGGGCGTCGGGCTGTCGGCCTTCGTGGCCCAGGGCACGCTCACCACCTATCTCATCGCGTACGGCGTGCGGGCCGGCTTCCCCCGGCAGGCCGTGCTCAACGGGCTCACGCTCTCGTCCGCGCTGGCCGTCGTGGCCATCGTGGGATGCGCGGCGTTGTCGGACCGCGTCGGGCGCCGTCCGGTCGTGCTGACGGGAGCGCTGCTGATGGCGGTGTTCGGCTTCGTCCTCTTCCCGATGGTGAACAGCGGCAGCACGGCCGTGCTCACCCTCGCCCTCGTGCTGGGCCAGTCGGTCCTGCACCCGTTGATGTTCGGCCCGCTCGCGGCCCTGTACACGGAGCTGTTCGCCACCAGGAGCCGCTACACCGGAGCCTCTCTCGGCTACCAGATCGCCGGGCTCGGCGCCGGTCTGGCTCCGTTGTTGTTCGCACAGCTCGACGTGTCGTCCGGGGGCGGCGGGACCACGACGACCTCCACGATCATCGCCGCGTCCTGCGTGCTGACCGTGCTCTGTCTACTGGCCCTGCGCGAGACCAGGGGTCAGGACCTGACCTCGGTCACTGTGGTCGCGCCCGCCTCCGGCGACGTGCCCGGCGCGGCGAAGCCGTCCTCCGCCTGA